The Candidatus Hydrogenedentota bacterium DNA window CGCCACCGGACCCCAGCGGTACTTGCCCCATTCCGAGGTCAGCGTAAGATGCACGCCATAATCCAAGTCGGGATGTTTTTTCGCATACTGCGCGAATTCAGGCACCCACGGGCACGGAAACATGATGCTTGTGGATGTCGCCACGCCCTTTTCCATGGCTTCGATCGTGCCCACGTTCGAATCATGGGACATGCCCGCATCGTCCACATGGAAAATGACCACACGTGAACCCGCGGGCCACCCCAGCCGTTCCGCGAACGTCGGTTCTTCCCCGGACGCCGATGCCCAACAAGCCAGACCCGCCAACAACCCCGCCATGACCCAAATCCTCATCGCCGCAATCTCCTCTGTCCGTCCATTATCAAAGGCCGCGACCCGTTTGCAACTCTTTACCGGCGCGGAAAAGGCAAAAAGCGACAACGACCCGCAATCCATTGGACCATTCCGACCGGCAAACGGTTGCGTTGTTACCGATTCACAAGAGAAAAAGCCGCCCAAGGCCCAAAGAGGAAAAGACGGGATCCCGCGCCACGAACCGGAAATGGTGCCCGGGGCGGGACTTGAACCCGCACACCCTTTTACGAGTACTAGGTCCTTAGCCTAGCGTGTATGCCAATTTCACCACCCGGGCACTATTCAACAATCTTACCGGATTGGGCGGGGCTTGTCAAATGGTCGAGTTATACACACAAGGGATGCCGCCCGAATGTCGGGTCCACGAAAAAACGGCGGATTGCCAGTTTTTCCCCGCACACTCTCCAATCCGTACAGACGGCGATTCAACTTTCCGTCCTCCCGGCCTTTTTCAAGTCCAACCGCCGGCACAAGAAATCCCAAAACGGCATTTTGAGAAGCCTTTGATGTATCAACCCCGCGGGAAACAACGGGGGCAGGCTTGTCTACGCTCCTTTCTTTTTGATGACGACGTCCACCTTGCCTTTCAGCAGATCCCGAAAGCGCACGGCGTCGTCCGGCTGGCCGACGATGGCTCCATAGTGCATCGGAATGGCAATGGCCGGATTGATATCCAGAGCGGCGCGGACGGCTTCTTCGGCGGTCATGACATAGGTTCCGGAAACGGGCAGCAGGGCAATGTCGGCCTTGATGGTTTTCATTTCCGGGATATGATCCGTGTCGCCGGCATGATAGATGCGGAAACCTTTCATGGTTACCACGTAGCCGACCCATCCGTTGGCTTTGGGGTGGAAATTCTTGTTGATGTTGTAAGCGGGAACGGCCTCGATCACAATAGTGTCCAAAGTCAGCAATTCCCCCGGCTTGATGGCTTTTTTGTTGCCCGGTATCTTGCCAAGGCAGTCTCGCGGAGCGACAACCGTGGTCTGGGGACCTTGGATTTTCGCGATGTCTTCGGGTGAACAATGATCGAAATGATCGTGCGTGATAAGGATGATGTCGGCGGTGGCGCCGCCATCTATCTTGTACGGATCGATGTAAATGGTTTTCTCTCCGGCCAGCATGAAACCGTCATGCCCCAGCCAGTGTATGTCGGATTCCGCAAAGGATTTCATCGCCTTTTCTCCTTTTCCATTGTCCGCCGTTGCCTCGCCCTGCGCGGCGCCCGCCAGCGCTGCTATCCACGATGCCGCCAACAGCGCCGGTATCGTGCAGAACGCCCTGTTTTCTCTCATGCGCCGTGCTCCTTTCCGCTGCGTTGCATCATGCTCGACACCCTTTTCACTCATTTTACACCGCTCCCATAAAGTTTGCACCTGCGTTTGATGTTGATGTTTGAACTTGGATCCAATTGAAACCAAATTGACTTGGCTCGCGAACGATTGATATACTCAATGGCGCCTTGATGGCCGTTTATGCCATGGGGCTAATCCTGCATTGAACGATCTTGGGGCGTCGCCAAGTCGGTAAGGCACCGGGTTTTGGTCCCGGCATTCGGAGGTTCGAATCCTTCCGCCCCAGCCAATTTCAGGCTGCAGGCAATGGATCGCGGGTTGTGGAAGCGTCGGTATCCGCAGGTGTGAAACCAGATTACGGGTGACCGGAATGCCTTATAGCAAAGATATCAAGATTTTTTCGGGAACGGCCTCTTCTGCGTTGGCGCAGGGGATTTGTTCCCATCTGAATTTGACGCTTGGCAAGGCCACGGTTGGACGATTCAGCGATGGGGAAATCAAGGTTCAGCTGGGCGAGAATGTCCGGGGATCCGATGTGTTTATTGTGAACAGTTCCTCGCCGCCGGTCAATGATCACCTGATGGAAATGCTCATCCTGATTGATGCGGCCCGGCGCGCCTCGGCGGATCGGGTGACGGCGGTGATGCCGTATTTCGGATATGCCCGGCAGGATCGCAAGGATAAGCCCCGTGTGCCGATTTCGGCGAAACTGGTGGCGAACCTGATGGTGGCTTCGGGCGCGAACCGTCTCCTGACCGTGGACCTTCATTGCGGGCAGATTCAGGGCTTTTTCGACATCCCCGTGGATCACCTGCGCGGCGACGCGGTCTTTGGGACCTACATGGCGGCGCGGAAGATCAAGAACCTTGTCGTCGTTTCGCCGGACACGGGCAGCGTCATGCGGGCCCGCGAATTCGCCAACCGGCTCGATGCCCCGTTGGCGATCGTGGATAAGCGCCGCCCCAAGGAAAACGTCGCCGAGGTCATGAATATCATCGGCAGCGTCGAAGGCAAGCATGCGTTGA harbors:
- a CDS encoding MBL fold metallo-hydrolase, which encodes MRENRAFCTIPALLAASWIAALAGAAQGEATADNGKGEKAMKSFAESDIHWLGHDGFMLAGEKTIYIDPYKIDGGATADIILITHDHFDHCSPEDIAKIQGPQTTVVAPRDCLGKIPGNKKAIKPGELLTLDTIVIEAVPAYNINKNFHPKANGWVGYVVTMKGFRIYHAGDTDHIPEMKTIKADIALLPVSGTYVMTAEEAVRAALDINPAIAIPMHYGAIVGQPDDAVRFRDLLKGKVDVVIKKKGA
- a CDS encoding ribose-phosphate pyrophosphokinase, giving the protein MPYSKDIKIFSGTASSALAQGICSHLNLTLGKATVGRFSDGEIKVQLGENVRGSDVFIVNSSSPPVNDHLMEMLILIDAARRASADRVTAVMPYFGYARQDRKDKPRVPISAKLVANLMVASGANRLLTVDLHCGQIQGFFDIPVDHLRGDAVFGTYMAARKIKNLVVVSPDTGSVMRAREFANRLDAPLAIVDKRRPKENVAEVMNIIGSVEGKHALIFDDMIDTAGTLVKAAKAIKDAGAIDVMACATHPILSGEAIARLHDSAMHEVLVGDTVPLTEAGLAEPKLNVLSFAAYLGEAIRRIHEEESVSSLFV